From Cydia strobilella chromosome 3, ilCydStro3.1, whole genome shotgun sequence:
ATTCTGCGGGTTGCTAGTGGTACTGGTCTCACTTTCTGTACGATTCCTTGGCCTAAAAAGTAAATTCCATGGATTGTAGTTCGCAGCTGGCGCCTGTTCGTTACCactcttttgtttgtttttattatttgtagaaTCCATTATATCCTGAGTcttgaaaacaatatttttctatttaattaaaatggtTTAAGTAAAACAAGAACTATCTCGCGCAAGCGCCGGTTATTATACAACTTGTAGTAATGACAATAAAGTAGTAACTAAGTCACTCCCGCAAACCACCGGCCCAAACAGTCTTGATAGCGTTGTTTTGATCCGAACATACCCGAACGGGCACGGAAACGACCGAAGACATATTTACACtttataacaatttaaaattaccGTTTAAGACGGCACTAGTATCTTCACGAGCTtcaataatgtgtagaaatctcGTATCGAACGCAGGGCATTTAGGGCAAACAGTGTAGCGTCAAGCGTTTTGCCGCCAGTAAAGATAAGTTTGTTACTTCTTTAACTTCTGTGGAATAATAATGATGGACTTTGCTCGAACATTACATAGAAAAGATAACGTCACTGGCATGTTTAAGTAAATTTCGTTTAAGACATTTATAAAAACGAAGTATGAAGTGACACATAAGTCACAACGGTAAATAAcactgatattttttatttttacacattaattaGAGCTAAATAGGTACTTCTATCGAATGGAAAAATCTACTCACATGCAGTTTTGCAGGTGAAGGTACCCTtaaatccatacttccatactataattatatagtttgtcaaatgactctcatttcgaacatagacagagagaatcatactatctttgtcttacactagcactagcacccaaaagaaaaagatgagtatatactttttttcttatttactgacaatttggtttgaccaattataatatataattataatattattatattatattataaattataatattataatttataatataatccatactaatattataaatgcgaaagtgtgtctgtctgttacctcttcacgcttaaaccactgaaccgatttagttaaaatttggtatacagatagtttgagttccggggaagggCATTAGATACTTTATATCCCAGAATTCACCCCTTAGAATTATTCTGTAAGGAAAcaacatcaaaaaaaaaaatggcggatAATTCCAATTTCTAAAAGGGGACTATTTTACAACGGAATAGAGTGTTCTACGCATATGAgtgatatttaaatgattttcgGGATTATCCAATTTCAGAAATTACTCAAATAtctaataataggtatattaaataagGTAAAATCAAGACTACCTACAACCTACATAATTAAGAgcataataataaaagcaaaaactCGCTTAATACATCAAAGATGAAGACAACCCTTTGAGTATTTTTAAAAGCTTGCTTGAACACCTTTTTCTCGCGATGCACTTGTTCTTTAGCGTGGTGTGACATTTCGGTAATTAAAACacggtatttaagtttttactgCATAATATACCCAATGTTCATTTTTGTTAGCGTTGTTGTTAACTATTGGTTATCGCTAACAAATCATTCCAATATCGTAAAGGTACATTGGTGGGTCCAGAGGAAGAGAAAGACCGAAGATGAGGTGGGCAGATACCAAAGCAAAAGACACGAGTGCCTGCGACGTTTCGGTAAAGACTGTACACTAAAATCCGGACTTTCATGATcactatgattttattttaataatctgtaattatggtactatataataaaaatacaatcatattacaaCAAATAGGCTTCTGTGAGTTTTCGCTAAATTTATATTCCATCGTATCTTAAATTTTTTTGTGCAGTGTTTTTCgataatcttcactcgcttcttgctacaatgccacaattgtatttatattttatttttaaaagtcatcttaccaaaaaatactttttaaaactcTTTTACTTGATGTAGTCACAGTCAGAGTCACAGCAAGACATCctactccaagcactgaaagtcgtttttatatgggaggcatttttttgttgaaaagctaattcaccaaagttaaaatacctcagaactatctcaatctgaacaCAATCAGAGAATGTTTAAACATTGTGAAAAGATAatgtaataaggtataatttgatttatataattaaaaatagtaaaatgtttttaacagtgtatttttttatgtgaaacgtgagtgaaatgtctaataaaaccccgtaggggtcggatcaaaaactaagtacttTAGTCCGGCTCACGcttaactgcacatttctaataggctattttcttaaataacttctaaactatttattttaaaattacaaagaaaatacatttgagattcttaaaatgagctctttcatatgatatgttacatgatatagtttgaaaaactttattttttaattttcttatttatcccccaaaagcggccctcatgtttaaaattcacctAATGAATCACGATCCagaaatcaccctgtatatgaaAATCGATACTTAAGGAAGAAGTAAACTCCAAAATACTCCATTTAACTTAAATTCGGAATTTCTACTTAAATATGATCAAGAGAAACCCCAACCACAAATCGCTCGTAGCAGATAATGCAGACAAGTACTTATTTGATGAATATGCGACCCGATGGATGCGATAGCGTTAACATTGGTTAACATGGACCTTACGTCGGGCTGAATAATATATTAAGTAAGACGTACAATGAAATGAACCTTGGCCGGCCTGTATTACATTCGTATAGTAAACCTATATAGGTAGTGTTACTTACACTCAAAGATTGAAGCTCTACAGGCGCTTTAATGTAGTGACCTAGACGAAATGTTCACTTTGAATGTGAGGTCCTTGATCTACGCCTGATTTATGGCCAGTTTTTACATTGATTATAGTCTAAGATACGATATGTATGGCTGTCCAAGTGTCCACCGATCTgcctgacggatgaaacttatattttatgaaagaaaatatgttcctgaacataaataaatagggttgcctaaagaaatatgctaaatttattaattaatttaattaattaaaaaatatatttttttcttacaatTTTACTGACTTGCCTACcgaagtatacaacttgtacaacatgaataaattaggttgcctatctttttccggtcactattatgtggTTGCCGTGTTTATACAGGTGAGTTTAtatcgataattgcactcatctgcttgacgcttgaattatatatcaaaacgATGGTAATCTTATTGCGAATACAGTAGTATAATAGGGTAGCCGGTGAAAATCCAGTCACagataagggttgccaggcttttaaataataataaccacACGACAACCACATAATAGTAACCAGAAAAAGATAGGAAACCTAATTGATTCACGTTGttcaagttgtatactttccattggaacttagttcgttcggtgaaatttgaagattttttttaaatcaattcaaaatgccttgaccatatttctttggCAACCCTGTTTATTTATGtacaggaacatattttctttcataaaatataagtttcatccgtcaggcAGATCGGTGAAGGTCATCCATATACAACGTATCACCTACTATATATTAGTGTACTATACAGTACCAACTGGCCACTGAGATGATAATGCCTCCTTTACCCTTGTAAAGACCAACCTAGAGTGAACgagatggcattatgacctgactcgccacttagttttgcggcaagtataatcaatgtgtaaatagGCCCTTATGCAACTTTCAGCCACTTTCAAGTCTTTCAACCTATTAGACCTAAGGTAAAACAAACTTTACTGTCAACGTCAACACATAAATGtcatataatgtaatataaaattgaatattaaatattttgatcacGATTTACATTCAATAACCGCACACTAACACCTTAGGTGAAATATCAAACTCGTAATAATGAAGATACCTTACGTAATATCGCCGAACACCCGCGAGGCGTACAGAACGTCCAAAACTATGAAGAATTCCGCAGGCGAGGCTACTCGCAAAGTAATAGCTGAAGACTTTGAATGGGATGACGGCTTGACTCCTCCTCCTTTAACGTATTTCGCTGCACTTCATCTTTCCAGGATATTCCACAGAATAAACCCGCTCCACAAAGTACTCCAGAAAGATGTCAACATGCTCATGGATTTGTTTCCAGCAAATATTCCTCTCCGATGCAGTGTACCACTTATTAGGGTGCGATTTCTAACATAGGTTcctaatatattaaatatattaaacttataaagtcgatgattgatcgacatgtttcgctccataacgaagAGCATTTTCAAAAAGCGCTCGCGTTGAGCGTGAGTGActcggtttaatatatttaatattgtaccTCACGGaacttttgttataaaaataggtTCCTATAATGTTTTATTCAAGGAAACTATGTATAAAATGTGCGTAATTTACTTTGATATTTTCAGGATGAACAATACTGGAAAAggtctttttattttaaatttccttCGCGAGTAGAATTAGGAGTGACATTTTGGAAAGGAAAGTTTTTATCTGCGTGCCTCCAGGATTATCTTGAAAATGCAAACCCGGATGTATTCCTAGAAGATGAAGCCTCGGAACTTGCAACTCTAGTAAACTCATTTCAAATATGTATATGCTTTTATATGCGTATTACTAaccaaattaattaattctccactgtattttttattttacaggtAAGCCCTTACATATACTTTTTGGGTTTAAACCAACTTCAAATAGTGCATCAGCCGACACCTCCGATTCCAAAAGAATCCGTCGTTGAAGATACGTGTCCTTTTAGCGTAGAAAAGGTATATGACCATATTCCACTCGAACCAGTGTTGACGAAGCTTTACAATCTAGAAGAAATATCCCTCGTTTTTGGAGTAAACAATGTCCAAGATGGATATTTGACGAGATATTTTGAATTCAGCCCAGCTGATTGTGAATCTCTATGTAGAGGGCTCAAAGACTTGCGACACTTGAAACTATTTCGTATCAATCGTAGCAACTTGGATTGCTTGAAAGTTAAGATACTCTTGCAACATCTCGTTGAAAAGGAAACTATAGAAGAATTAGATTTTAATCATTGCAAGATTGGTGATTACGGGATGAATGCATTGGGGGGTTTCATTTCTATTCACAATAATGTGAAGCGTGTGCGAGTCGCCAATAATCGGTTCAAATCAGTGCAAGGCATTGCTTATGCTCTGCAGATGAATCCTGCTGCGCCTATCGAACTATTGGGTaacttattaagttattaatagTATTTATTGAATTATTCCTCAGTCCTCACTACGCAACGTACTAATTACcgttttttttagatttcagtTTGAACCCTATGTCCATAGAGTGCGCAACAATGTTCGCAGCAGCATTTGTGCGGTGCAAAGTGAAACCTCAAACACTAATAGTAAATTCTTGCGGTTTTTACGGAGTATCTGCTGAAAAGGTGACGGtatatttgttattacaaaataagTGTTTTCTTTATCTACTTTTAATACTTAGTCTGTCAAAAactttgttagtagaaaaaggcgcgaaattcaaattttctatgggacgttACGATAACCCTTcccgcctacattttttaaatttggcgcTTTTTTGTACTGGCGGAAAtggtttgacagactatacgagtatatattatCGCGTGCTGTAAATTTTCCTGCTTATGACGGAAATGTAAATCTGCTGATAAATGTCGTACTATTTTACCTCTCAAAGTTCCATACATCGTCCATAGTTCCATAGTTATACATTTTTGACAAAGAGATAAAACTTGTCCTTCGAAACTTAAAACCTTTTTAGATGGCGGGTCTCCTTAGTCTCAATCGCGGATTAACAAGGTTGGACATGGCTGCCAACGATTTGTCTGGGGAGGCGGAAGCGACACTTATTAGTGCCTTGGAGCAAAACAAAGTCGTACTGAGGGTGGATTTGCGTAGAACAAGTATGTTAAATATATTGCAATTAagatattatgttttaattgcTAGACCCATACTGAATTATTTTACGATATTCATCGTTATTAGATAATATTGGTAATGTAACTAAAGTTGCACCATATCAGTAGATAAACGTTATCATTTGTCACAGCTGTCTACGGttagttatttcttttttttttttcctataacTTATGCACCTGTAAAATGTTTCTTGATTAACTCCATGAAAATGTGTTGCGTAAGTACTTCGACATTTAAggttaaaatatacctacctaatggaTATAAATTTAAATGCCCCATGCTTAcggaataaatataaatagatagataggtaGGGTACAAAATTGTAGTTGCGGTGCACCTAATACATTTTTGACGTTGATCCATAAATGCGGAAATTGAGAAAttgcatgtaattttttttaaattaataagacAAAATTACTTTGAAGCAAAGTCTGCATGCCGGCgagatatttaaaatgtatttttaacatgTACTGGTTGTAATAACTATGGCCCTGTCGCccttttagcgataagaccgcctgtttaCTTCTACTTTGTACATTGTACTTTGTACATGATGAAGGACATGAAGATGTCCAGTGATTTTATAATAAGTTTgttattaaggtggttcgactaggttacccaaagcttaaaccccgctagatggcgtcactttcgcaaattttcaggttttatttttttgtggaatagtgttggtatctgtatacttaaaagtatgtttagcgcactctttacataaatattgaactattataataaacattgaatacttcattagtgcaaaaaacacttttaaagtcgacagagtgtttctgtcatgctatttcctactattactcacacatgcaaacagtgtttccgtgatgcttgtagtagacaatttcatgcagtgtaagtatgctgcaatggcgttgcggtatgttcgtggaaatacgtgcaagaggattcaggttcgagactggtacgtcaggggtactttttttgtcctttttgtgttatcttatgtttcttataccttttattcttcgaattcttgtccgattccgatataaccgaaatatatttcagtgatatcggaaacggctctaacgatttcgatgaaatttgctgtaaggggttcgatctagctaggtcttatctctgggaaaacgagcatttttgagtttttact
This genomic window contains:
- the LOC134756271 gene encoding dynein regulatory complex subunit 5, which codes for MKIPYVISPNTREAYRTSKTMKNSAGEATRKVIAEDFEWDDGLTPPPLTYFAALHLSRIFHRINPLHKVLQKDVNMLMDLFPANIPLRCSVPLIRDEQYWKRSFYFKFPSRVELGVTFWKGKFLSACLQDYLENANPDVFLEDEASELATLVSPYIYFLGLNQLQIVHQPTPPIPKESVVEDTCPFSVEKVYDHIPLEPVLTKLYNLEEISLVFGVNNVQDGYLTRYFEFSPADCESLCRGLKDLRHLKLFRINRSNLDCLKVKILLQHLVEKETIEELDFNHCKIGDYGMNALGGFISIHNNVKRVRVANNRFKSVQGIAYALQMNPAAPIELLDFSLNPMSIECATMFAAAFVRCKVKPQTLIVNSCGFYGVSAEKMAGLLSLNRGLTRLDMAANDLSGEAEATLISALEQNKVVLRVDLRRTNISEVTQARVNELLHRNKLLLGEEREASEEIPPLYLGEPEYLIWEYNPNNPDYIPGRYPERVPEV